The Halorientalis sp. IM1011 genome window below encodes:
- the thiD gene encoding bifunctional hydroxymethylpyrimidine kinase/phosphomethylpyrimidine kinase: MNRRAAPESRPVVLTVAGSDSGGGAGIQADLKTMEACGAFGTSAITSVTAQNTRGVEGTHLLPTEEIAAQIAAVLDDFAVGAAKTGMLATADVIETVAGYADRLPNLVVDPVMVAASGDRLLEPDAESAYEDLIAEATLVTPNADEAAVLTGIEPETETDMRAVGEALLDLGATAALVKGGHVDRADGDGVADVLVTEETVETVRHPRVATDATHGSGCTLSSAIAANLARGEDLTTAVEAGIDLLARAVRYPLDVGEGPGSVHHAVALRDRAARDPTAEEVATIVEELVDRDVSPLVPESGLTVAGATPYAERPDEVAAVEGNMTETGSDDWSNQDIRFGASSRVAAVLLACREFDADRQFAVSWRFDEDVEAALAALDGEIVTVDRGGDPDAAVGDGTIQQWTAERAIERADGSPVAVVDHGDDRTEPTVVLLADDTEALVDRTLTVLDALGEEVARS, encoded by the coding sequence ATGAACCGACGAGCGGCACCGGAGTCCCGGCCGGTCGTGCTGACAGTTGCGGGCAGTGATTCCGGCGGCGGTGCGGGCATTCAGGCGGACCTGAAGACGATGGAGGCCTGTGGCGCCTTCGGGACGAGCGCGATCACGAGCGTCACGGCACAGAACACCCGCGGCGTCGAGGGGACCCACCTGCTGCCGACCGAGGAGATCGCGGCCCAGATCGCGGCCGTCCTCGACGACTTCGCGGTCGGAGCGGCCAAGACGGGGATGCTCGCGACCGCGGACGTGATCGAGACGGTCGCGGGCTATGCCGACCGCCTCCCGAACCTCGTGGTCGATCCGGTGATGGTCGCGGCCTCGGGCGACCGGTTGCTCGAACCCGACGCCGAGTCGGCCTACGAGGACCTGATCGCCGAGGCGACGCTCGTGACGCCCAACGCCGACGAGGCGGCGGTGCTGACCGGGATCGAACCCGAGACCGAGACAGACATGCGGGCGGTCGGCGAGGCACTCCTGGATCTCGGGGCGACCGCCGCGCTGGTCAAGGGCGGCCACGTCGACCGCGCAGACGGGGACGGAGTCGCGGACGTGCTGGTGACCGAGGAGACCGTCGAGACGGTCCGCCATCCACGGGTCGCGACCGACGCGACCCACGGCTCGGGGTGTACCCTCTCCAGCGCCATCGCGGCCAACCTCGCTCGCGGGGAGGATCTCACGACGGCCGTCGAGGCGGGCATCGACCTGCTCGCGCGGGCCGTGCGCTACCCGCTGGACGTTGGCGAGGGGCCGGGAAGCGTCCACCACGCGGTCGCGTTGCGTGACCGTGCCGCCCGCGACCCGACCGCTGAGGAGGTGGCCACGATCGTCGAGGAGCTCGTCGATCGCGACGTCTCACCGCTGGTCCCCGAGTCCGGACTGACCGTCGCCGGCGCGACGCCCTACGCCGAACGCCCCGACGAAGTGGCTGCCGTCGAAGGCAATATGACGGAGACGGGTTCGGACGACTGGTCGAACCAGGATATTCGGTTCGGCGCGTCGAGCCGTGTCGCGGCCGTCCTGCTCGCCTGCCGGGAGTTCGACGCCGACCGGCAGTTCGCCGTGAGTTGGCGATTCGACGAGGACGTGGAGGCCGCGCTCGCTGCGCTGGACGGCGAGATCGTCACGGTCGATCGGGGGGGAGACCCCGACGCAGCGGTCGGGGACGGAACGATCCAGCAGTGGACGGCCGAGCGAGCCATCGAGCGGGCCGACGGGTCGCCGGTCGCGGTCGTCGACCACGGGGACGACCGAACGGAGCCGACGGTGGTCCTGCTGGCCGACGACACCGAAGCGCTGGTGGACCGGACGCTCACGGTACTGGACGCTCTCGGCGAGGAGGTCGCCAGATCGTAA
- a CDS encoding DsbA family protein codes for MSDQSTPERITVYSDYVCPFCYLGRHSLGQYQDERDDDLVIDWHPFDLRAGKRNPDGSIDHDVDDGKDEDYYEQAKENVRRLQDEYDVEMDLELSRDIDSLPAQIASVRVRDEYDYDTWLEFDRAIFEALWTESRDIGDPDVLADLAEDAGVDPEEVRAAIDDEDLRERVRTLFDDAKRQGVSGVPTFAYDSHAARGAVPPEQLRRLVEGT; via the coding sequence ATGTCCGATCAGTCCACACCCGAGCGGATCACCGTCTACTCCGACTACGTCTGCCCGTTCTGTTATCTCGGCCGGCACTCGCTGGGCCAGTACCAGGACGAGCGCGACGACGACCTCGTAATCGACTGGCACCCCTTCGACCTCCGGGCGGGCAAGCGCAACCCCGACGGGAGCATCGACCACGACGTCGACGACGGGAAAGACGAGGACTACTACGAGCAGGCCAAAGAGAACGTCCGCCGGCTCCAGGACGAGTACGACGTGGAGATGGATCTGGAACTCTCCCGTGACATCGACTCGCTGCCCGCCCAGATCGCGTCGGTCCGCGTGCGTGACGAGTACGACTACGACACGTGGCTGGAGTTCGACCGGGCCATCTTCGAGGCGCTCTGGACCGAGAGCCGGGACATCGGCGACCCCGACGTGCTGGCCGACCTCGCCGAGGACGCCGGTGTCGACCCCGAGGAAGTCCGCGCCGCCATCGACGACGAGGACCTCCGCGAGCGCGTCCGCACGCTGTTCGACGACGCGAAGCGACAGGGCGTCTCCGGCGTCCCGACGTTCGCCTACGATAGCCACGCGGCCCGCGGCGCAGTACCACCGGAACAGTTGCGACGGCTGGTCGAAGGAACGTAG
- a CDS encoding growth inhibitor — MSYERGDVVVAGDPFKDDDAAGRPFLLVDHADTPFHGEQYVALSLTTRTWHDERIPIDDADWIAGGAPESSSIMPWSVNSIKTEWIEFHQGRLPSDLVDRAVDQLISYVQ, encoded by the coding sequence ATGAGCTACGAGCGCGGCGACGTGGTCGTGGCCGGCGACCCGTTCAAGGACGACGACGCAGCGGGTCGCCCGTTTCTCCTCGTCGATCACGCTGACACACCGTTTCACGGCGAACAATACGTCGCGCTCTCGCTGACGACACGGACGTGGCACGACGAGCGAATCCCGATCGACGACGCCGACTGGATCGCCGGTGGCGCACCCGAATCCAGTTCGATCATGCCGTGGTCGGTGAACTCGATCAAGACCGAGTGGATCGAGTTCCACCAGGGCCGACTGCCCTCGGACCTCGTCGACCGGGCCGTCGACCAACTGATCTCGTACGTGCAGTGA
- a CDS encoding RNA-guided endonuclease TnpB family protein: MTDAQALVKTLDFQLDIQSDNESLLYDATLEARSVYNETIRLAKQGLDWDAIPDRVADDTDLVKNTTQRVVAKALGTMENYYEYDDFGQPSHTKDGAYPLRANYEEGYNLSLTDDGDVAFRISAKPYKHVKGVLDGDDTHLDVLKTALESDEWKIGTAEALFHNDNPELHVNVTNTEQTVRDKQDSRTVVGVDVNEDNVALTALSETGVEDTLVIDFPEIKFERHRYFTMRKRVQNAGKQSMHDTLEGREERFVRDRLHKVSRHIVEWSRQFEKPCIVFEDLKEMRDSIDYGTRMNRRLHHLPFRALQFYTSYKTSFEGIPTGWIDPYKTSQRCPLCGHAERANRNKKRFKCRSCGHQDHSDRGASVNIAVKGIEKHQDWNVPALNSLPVVRKVRRQASGAVDAPTVTHDAVRGYQTDGIVGVSD; the protein is encoded by the coding sequence ATGACCGACGCACAGGCTCTCGTTAAGACGCTGGACTTCCAACTCGACATCCAGAGTGACAACGAGAGTCTGCTATACGACGCCACACTCGAAGCACGCTCGGTGTACAACGAAACCATCCGACTCGCCAAGCAAGGCTTGGACTGGGACGCAATCCCCGACCGCGTGGCCGACGACACCGACCTCGTGAAAAACACGACTCAGCGTGTCGTCGCCAAAGCACTCGGCACGATGGAGAACTACTACGAGTACGACGACTTCGGCCAGCCCAGTCACACAAAGGACGGCGCGTACCCGCTCCGAGCAAACTACGAGGAAGGGTACAACCTGTCGCTCACCGACGACGGTGACGTGGCGTTCCGAATCAGCGCGAAGCCGTACAAGCACGTCAAGGGCGTTCTCGACGGCGACGACACCCACCTCGACGTTCTCAAAACCGCACTCGAAAGCGACGAGTGGAAGATTGGGACGGCGGAAGCCCTGTTCCACAACGACAACCCCGAGTTGCACGTCAACGTTACCAACACCGAGCAGACCGTTCGAGACAAGCAGGACTCACGAACGGTCGTCGGCGTGGACGTGAACGAGGACAACGTGGCTCTCACCGCGCTCTCCGAGACTGGCGTCGAAGACACGTTGGTCATCGACTTCCCCGAAATCAAGTTCGAGCGTCATCGCTACTTCACGATGCGGAAGCGCGTGCAGAACGCGGGGAAGCAGAGTATGCACGACACGTTGGAAGGACGTGAGGAACGGTTCGTCCGTGACCGACTCCACAAGGTGAGTCGTCACATCGTGGAGTGGAGCCGTCAGTTCGAGAAACCGTGTATCGTCTTTGAAGACCTCAAAGAGATGCGCGACAGTATCGACTACGGCACGCGGATGAACCGACGCTTGCACCACCTCCCGTTCCGCGCCCTTCAGTTCTATACGTCGTACAAGACGTCGTTCGAGGGGATTCCGACTGGCTGGATTGACCCGTACAAGACGAGTCAACGGTGTCCGCTGTGCGGGCACGCCGAGCGAGCGAACCGCAACAAGAAGCGGTTCAAGTGTCGGTCGTGCGGGCATCAAGACCACAGCGACCGTGGTGCAAGCGTCAATATCGCCGTGAAAGGCATCGAGAAGCATCAGGACTGGAATGTGCCTGCTCTCAACAGCCTTCCCGTTGTTCGGAAGGTGCGACGGCAGGCATCGGGGGCCGTGGACGCCCCGACCGTGACCCACGACGCCGTTCGAGGTTATCAGACCGATGGTATCGTGGGGGTGTCCGATTAA
- a CDS encoding helix-turn-helix domain-containing protein: MPIDIERFDEASEADLDEPTNAERVIRFLLRNDDKAFTPSEIADGTGVKRSSMGTVLRRLEDRDLLQHKGDYWAIGDESRVREAFDFHRTLDDLDDRFGAEDIEEWREYAADPE; this comes from the coding sequence ATGCCAATCGACATCGAGCGGTTCGACGAGGCCAGCGAGGCGGACCTCGACGAACCCACGAACGCCGAGCGAGTGATTCGGTTCCTCCTTCGGAACGACGACAAGGCGTTCACTCCCTCGGAGATCGCGGACGGGACCGGTGTCAAGCGGTCCTCGATGGGAACCGTGTTGCGCCGCCTCGAAGATCGCGATCTCCTCCAGCACAAGGGTGACTACTGGGCGATTGGTGACGAATCTCGGGTCCGCGAGGCGTTCGACTTTCACCGTACACTCGACGATCTGGACGACCGCTTCGGCGCGGAAGACATCGAGGAGTGGCGTGAGTACGCCGCCGATCCGGAATGA
- a CDS encoding DUF2080 family transposase-associated protein: MADSFEIEGEEVLDGEVKPFGNSAHVTVPKRWRGADVKVVRTSEPAQQDEE, from the coding sequence ATGGCGGACAGTTTCGAAATAGAAGGCGAGGAAGTTCTCGACGGCGAGGTCAAACCGTTCGGGAATAGTGCCCACGTCACCGTCCCCAAACGCTGGCGTGGGGCCGACGTGAAGGTCGTCCGAACCTCAGAACCCGCCCAACAAGACGAAGAATGA
- the mutS gene encoding DNA mismatch repair protein MutS — translation MTEATGIVGEFLALKEETEADLLAMQCGDFYEFFDEDAETVADELDLKVSQKSSHGSSYPMAGVPVDDLTPYLTALVERGYRVAVADQHETDDGHEREIARIVTPGTLIETPDDDAQYLAAVVREGEGYGVAAADVTTGQFFVTSVDGDDREGALSTELYKFDPAEVLPGPDVRADEALLDRIRERTTATLTLHAADAFAPGRARHTVREQFGEDTLASVGIADDEGAIRAAGAVLAYVEETGQGALASMTRLQTYSGSDHVELDATTQRNLELTETMQGDRSGSLFATIDHTVTSAGGRLLQQWLVRPRQSRRELERRQSAVAALAEAAMAREELREVLDGAYDLERLASRAASGSADATDLLRVAETLALLPRAADVIDETSRLADSPLQRIVTDADREAAADLAAELDAALAEEPPGTVTQGGLFQRGYDDELDEIIERHESAKEWIETLDEREKGRHGITHLQVDRNKTDGYYIQVGKSEADDVPEAYENIKTLKNSERFTIPELEEKEREILRLEEQRGDLEYELFRVLRERVADRAELLQDVGRALAELDALGSLATHAVRNDWTRPELVEGRELEIRQGRHPVVEQTTSFVPNDLAMDDDRRFLIVTGPNMSGKSTYMRQAALITLLAQVGSFVPAESARVGLVDGIFTRVGALDELAQGRSTFMVEMQELSNILHSATDESLVILDEVGRGTATYDGISIAWAATEYIHNQVRAKTLFATHYHELTGLADHLERVENVHVAADESDGDVTFLRTVRDGPTDRSYGIHVADLAGVPDPVVDRSRDVLERLREEEAIEAKGGGSGEPVQTVFDLSSGSFERASGADERATADGGAAATEGSDAALDPEAETILDELADLDVNETPPVELMAKVQEWQAELDGDDG, via the coding sequence ATGACCGAGGCGACGGGTATCGTCGGGGAGTTTCTCGCCCTCAAGGAGGAGACGGAGGCGGATCTGCTGGCGATGCAGTGCGGTGACTTCTACGAGTTCTTCGACGAGGACGCCGAGACGGTCGCCGACGAACTCGATCTGAAGGTGTCCCAGAAGTCCTCGCACGGCTCGTCCTATCCGATGGCGGGCGTGCCGGTCGACGATCTCACACCCTATCTGACGGCGCTGGTCGAGCGGGGCTATCGGGTGGCCGTCGCCGACCAGCACGAGACCGACGACGGCCACGAACGGGAGATCGCCCGGATCGTGACACCGGGGACGCTGATCGAGACGCCCGACGACGACGCCCAGTATCTCGCGGCCGTCGTCCGAGAGGGCGAGGGCTACGGCGTCGCCGCCGCGGACGTGACGACCGGCCAGTTCTTCGTGACCAGCGTCGACGGCGACGACCGCGAGGGGGCCCTGTCGACCGAGTTGTACAAGTTCGACCCCGCGGAGGTGTTGCCCGGCCCCGACGTGCGGGCCGACGAGGCGCTGCTGGATCGGATCCGCGAGCGGACGACGGCAACGCTGACGTTGCACGCCGCCGACGCGTTCGCACCGGGGCGGGCCCGCCACACCGTCCGCGAGCAGTTCGGGGAGGATACACTGGCGAGCGTCGGCATCGCCGACGACGAGGGGGCGATCCGGGCGGCCGGTGCGGTACTGGCCTACGTCGAGGAGACCGGGCAGGGCGCGCTGGCCTCGATGACGCGCCTGCAGACCTACAGCGGGAGCGACCACGTCGAACTGGACGCGACCACCCAGCGCAACCTCGAACTCACCGAGACGATGCAGGGCGACCGGTCGGGGTCGCTCTTTGCGACCATCGACCACACCGTCACCAGCGCGGGCGGGCGACTCCTCCAGCAGTGGCTCGTCCGGCCGCGGCAGTCCCGCCGGGAGTTAGAGCGCCGGCAGTCGGCGGTCGCCGCACTCGCCGAGGCCGCGATGGCTCGCGAGGAACTCCGGGAAGTGCTAGACGGCGCGTACGACCTCGAACGGCTCGCGAGTCGAGCAGCTTCGGGCAGCGCCGACGCGACCGACCTCCTGCGAGTGGCCGAGACGCTCGCCCTCCTGCCCCGGGCGGCCGACGTGATCGACGAAACGAGTCGGCTGGCAGACTCGCCGCTACAGAGAATCGTCACCGACGCCGACCGCGAGGCCGCCGCCGACCTCGCCGCCGAACTGGACGCGGCACTGGCCGAGGAGCCGCCCGGAACAGTCACACAGGGCGGGCTGTTCCAGCGGGGCTACGACGACGAACTGGACGAGATCATCGAGCGCCACGAGTCAGCCAAAGAGTGGATCGAGACCCTGGACGAGCGGGAGAAGGGGCGGCATGGAATCACCCACCTGCAGGTCGACCGGAACAAGACCGACGGCTACTACATCCAGGTCGGCAAGAGCGAGGCCGACGACGTGCCCGAGGCCTACGAGAACATCAAGACGCTCAAAAACTCAGAGCGGTTCACCATCCCCGAACTGGAGGAGAAAGAACGCGAGATCCTCCGACTGGAAGAACAACGCGGAGACCTCGAGTACGAACTGTTTCGGGTCCTCCGGGAGCGGGTGGCCGACCGCGCCGAACTCCTGCAGGACGTGGGGCGGGCGCTCGCGGAACTCGACGCCCTCGGGAGTCTGGCGACCCACGCCGTCCGCAACGACTGGACCCGGCCGGAACTGGTCGAGGGCCGAGAGCTAGAGATCCGGCAGGGCCGCCACCCAGTCGTCGAGCAGACCACCTCGTTCGTCCCCAACGACCTCGCGATGGACGACGACCGGCGCTTCCTGATCGTCACGGGCCCCAACATGAGCGGGAAGTCCACCTACATGCGACAGGCGGCACTGATCACGCTGCTGGCGCAGGTCGGGAGTTTCGTCCCCGCGGAATCGGCCCGGGTGGGCCTCGTCGACGGGATATTCACACGCGTGGGCGCGCTCGACGAGCTGGCGCAGGGCCGGTCGACGTTCATGGTCGAGATGCAGGAACTCTCGAACATCCTGCACTCGGCGACCGACGAGTCGCTCGTAATTCTGGACGAGGTCGGTCGCGGGACGGCTACCTACGACGGCATCTCCATCGCGTGGGCCGCGACCGAGTACATCCACAATCAGGTCCGGGCGAAGACCCTCTTTGCCACGCACTACCACGAACTGACCGGGCTGGCGGATCACCTGGAGCGTGTCGAGAACGTCCACGTCGCCGCCGACGAGAGCGACGGCGACGTGACCTTCCTTCGCACTGTTCGGGACGGGCCGACGGATCGCTCCTACGGGATCCACGTCGCGGATCTGGCGGGCGTCCCGGATCCAGTGGTCGACCGCTCGCGGGACGTGCTCGAGCGACTCCGCGAGGAGGAGGCCATCGAGGCGAAAGGCGGCGGGAGCGGCGAACCGGTCCAGACCGTCTTCGACCTCTCCTCGGGGAGTTTCGAGCGCGCGTCGGGGGCCGACGAGCGGGCGACGGCCGACGGCGGTGCGGCGGCCACCGAGGGGAGCGACGCGGCGCTCGACCCGGAGGCAGAGACCATCCTCGACGAACTGGCCGACCTCGACGTGAACGAGACGCCGCCGGTCGAGTTGATGGCGAAAGTTCAGGAGTGGCAGGCGGAACTCGACGGCGACGACGGCTGA
- a CDS encoding S9 family peptidase, with product MGADRNADERGTDVGRVNRRRFLGASGAALTALATGVGTATASFGSGVTSEDYTIESWDGTKLEATFYTPDASEPQPAVLMTHGWGAFRESPLTLPKAKHHAKQGYNVLTYDSRGFGGSEGTVGLDGPNEVKDAQRMVDWLANRPEVALDATDDPKVGMDGVSYAGGIQLSAAAADDRIDAVVPRITWNDLQYSLAPNGVIKIGWLSVLLGLGGISSSLIGPDTNIDPRLYDWYEEALETNEIPEAMLELNERRSFPYFDDYDTPTFLVQGWDDSLFKPIETVRTYRSLQDSGVESRLAFYEGGHAPEEITVPLDQRGHMNGLATTWFDRHLRDESADVPQSSTYLKQRGEFRTEDQFPPEDTEFVSYNLGDAAVDGDDRIERWSWWYDSEVTYTWDVRESAEWYGTPQVDLSLDVHGPEARIFVFMLRNGNPINGNGEAYRVEGSGVSRVSFEFPTFQRFVSPSDTFGLEIGVSSPWYLDSRESEGVTIRPGESSVRLPQRQQ from the coding sequence ATGGGAGCGGATCGCAATGCGGACGAACGGGGTACAGATGTGGGACGGGTGAACCGGCGACGATTCCTCGGGGCCTCGGGAGCGGCCCTGACGGCGCTCGCTACGGGGGTTGGAACGGCGACGGCGTCGTTCGGATCGGGCGTCACCTCGGAGGATTACACCATCGAGTCCTGGGACGGCACGAAGCTCGAAGCGACGTTTTACACGCCCGATGCCAGCGAGCCACAGCCGGCGGTCCTGATGACGCACGGCTGGGGCGCGTTCCGTGAGTCGCCGCTGACGCTGCCGAAAGCGAAACACCACGCGAAGCAGGGGTACAACGTCCTGACCTACGACTCGCGCGGGTTCGGGGGGTCCGAGGGGACCGTCGGCCTCGACGGCCCCAACGAGGTCAAGGACGCCCAGCGGATGGTCGACTGGCTGGCCAACCGGCCGGAGGTGGCGCTGGACGCCACCGACGACCCGAAGGTCGGGATGGACGGCGTCTCCTACGCCGGGGGCATCCAGCTGTCGGCGGCGGCGGCCGACGACCGGATCGACGCGGTCGTCCCGCGGATCACCTGGAACGACCTGCAGTACTCGCTTGCGCCCAACGGCGTCATCAAGATCGGCTGGTTGTCGGTCCTGCTCGGCCTCGGGGGTATCAGTTCGAGCCTGATCGGCCCGGATACGAACATCGACCCACGGCTGTACGACTGGTACGAGGAGGCCCTGGAGACCAACGAGATTCCGGAGGCGATGCTGGAACTCAACGAACGGCGCTCGTTCCCGTACTTCGACGACTACGACACGCCGACCTTCCTCGTGCAGGGCTGGGACGACTCGCTGTTCAAGCCCATCGAGACCGTCCGGACCTACCGGTCGCTACAGGACAGCGGCGTCGAGTCGCGGCTGGCCTTCTACGAGGGTGGCCACGCCCCCGAGGAGATCACCGTGCCGCTGGACCAGCGCGGGCACATGAACGGGCTGGCGACGACGTGGTTCGACCGCCATCTCAGGGACGAGAGCGCCGACGTGCCCCAATCCTCGACCTACCTCAAACAGCGCGGGGAGTTCCGCACCGAGGACCAGTTCCCGCCCGAGGACACCGAGTTCGTCAGCTACAATCTCGGGGACGCCGCGGTCGACGGGGACGACCGCATCGAGCGATGGAGCTGGTGGTACGACTCGGAGGTCACCTACACCTGGGACGTGCGCGAGAGCGCCGAGTGGTACGGCACGCCACAGGTCGACCTCTCGCTCGACGTACACGGCCCGGAGGCCCGGATCTTCGTGTTCATGCTCCGGAACGGCAACCCGATCAACGGCAACGGCGAAGCCTACCGGGTCGAGGGCTCGGGCGTCTCCCGGGTTTCCTTCGAGTTCCCGACCTTCCAGCGGTTCGTCTCGCCCAGCGACACGTTCGGGCTCGAAATCGGGGTATCCAGTCCCTGGTATCTCGACTCCCGCGAGTCAGAGGGCGTCACGATCCGCCCCGGCGAGTCCAGCGTTCGCCTGCCCCAGCGCCAGCAGTAG
- a CDS encoding NAD(P)/FAD-dependent oxidoreductase: MSDAAADTNGDGDVDVDAVVIGAGFSGLYMLHKLREQGLDVRVYEKGDEVGGTWYWNTYPGARCDSESHIYCFSFDEDLHREWTWSERYPEQPEILEYLQWVADRLDLHRNIEFEREVTSATYDDESATWTVEMADGERVTTRYFVTAVGCLSKPYRPDFDGLEEFEGEWYHTARWPEDGVDLEDEHVGVIGTGSTGIQFISEVGGRADHLTVFQRTPNYAVPAQNRPLSEEEYAEIRENYDDIWERARDSRLGMPFDHEHETDYGLSDEDIEDVLEERWQQGGFRFLHTFEPGAILSDPELNEKVSAFIREKIRERVDDPETAETLVPTDHPYGAKRPPMDYDDYYGTYNRDDVSLVDVDENPIDRVTTDGIRTTDDHYELDVLVFATGFDAMTGALLAIDIEGRNQRLEEKWEAGPRTYLGLMTHGFPNLFTITGPQSPSVLTNMPLSIEQHVEWIADCIAYVDDEGYDRIEASEDSEEQWVQNTNMLAENMLFSEAKSWYRGANVPGKTQVFTPFPGGLDNYREICARIARDDYDGFELGRVAAQAE, from the coding sequence GTGTCTGACGCGGCCGCGGACACGAACGGGGATGGGGACGTCGACGTCGACGCCGTCGTGATCGGCGCGGGATTCTCGGGGCTGTACATGCTCCACAAACTGCGCGAGCAGGGCCTCGACGTACGCGTCTACGAGAAAGGCGACGAGGTCGGAGGGACCTGGTACTGGAACACGTATCCGGGAGCCCGCTGTGACAGCGAGAGCCACATCTACTGTTTCTCCTTCGACGAGGACCTGCACCGGGAGTGGACCTGGAGCGAGCGCTACCCCGAACAGCCCGAGATTCTGGAGTATCTCCAGTGGGTGGCCGACCGGCTGGACCTGCACCGAAACATCGAATTCGAGCGGGAGGTCACGTCGGCGACCTACGACGACGAGTCGGCAACGTGGACCGTCGAGATGGCCGACGGCGAGCGGGTCACGACGCGGTACTTCGTCACGGCGGTCGGCTGCCTCTCCAAACCCTACCGACCCGATTTCGACGGGCTGGAGGAGTTCGAGGGCGAGTGGTACCACACGGCCCGCTGGCCCGAGGACGGCGTCGACCTCGAAGACGAGCACGTCGGCGTGATCGGCACCGGCTCGACGGGCATCCAGTTCATCTCCGAGGTCGGCGGCCGGGCAGATCATCTGACGGTGTTCCAGCGGACGCCCAACTACGCGGTGCCGGCCCAGAACCGCCCGCTATCGGAGGAGGAGTACGCGGAGATCCGCGAGAACTACGACGACATCTGGGAGCGGGCCAGAGACTCCCGGCTCGGGATGCCGTTCGACCACGAACACGAGACCGACTACGGCCTCTCCGACGAGGATATCGAAGACGTTCTCGAAGAGCGCTGGCAGCAGGGCGGCTTTCGCTTCCTCCACACCTTCGAGCCCGGAGCGATCCTGTCGGATCCAGAGCTCAACGAGAAGGTCTCGGCGTTCATCCGCGAGAAGATCCGCGAGCGAGTCGACGACCCCGAGACGGCCGAGACACTCGTCCCGACCGACCATCCCTACGGCGCGAAGCGACCGCCGATGGACTACGACGACTACTACGGCACCTACAACCGCGACGACGTATCGCTGGTCGACGTGGACGAGAATCCCATCGATCGGGTCACGACCGACGGGATCCGGACCACGGACGACCACTACGAGCTGGACGTGCTCGTCTTCGCGACGGGATTCGACGCGATGACGGGCGCGCTCCTCGCGATCGACATCGAGGGGCGAAATCAGCGCCTCGAAGAGAAGTGGGAAGCCGGCCCCCGGACCTACCTCGGCCTGATGACCCACGGGTTCCCGAACCTGTTCACCATCACCGGCCCGCAGAGTCCTTCCGTGCTCACGAACATGCCACTCTCCATCGAACAGCACGTCGAGTGGATCGCCGACTGCATCGCGTACGTGGACGACGAGGGTTACGACCGGATCGAGGCCAGTGAGGACTCGGAGGAGCAGTGGGTCCAGAACACCAACATGCTGGCCGAGAACATGCTGTTCTCCGAGGCCAAATCCTGGTACCGCGGTGCGAACGTCCCCGGGAAGACGCAGGTGTTCACGCCCTTCCCCGGCGGCCTCGACAACTACCGGGAGATCTGTGCCCGGATCGCCCGCGACGATTACGACGGGTTCGAGTTGGGGCGGGTAGCAGCCCAGGCAGAGTGA
- a CDS encoding transcriptional regulator, translated as MTTDTLKITFGQADEHDDAARERLQRAEAGERGEAIEQDARFVLNFEDFGEVERLMRTSSLTLLEAIVNEQPESIRQTAEAVDRDYKEVHRNLEELEALGVIEFEEDGASKKPVLRGGARTLDISFSIGHDAVGRHSGASA; from the coding sequence ATGACCACGGACACGCTGAAAATCACGTTCGGACAGGCCGACGAACACGACGACGCGGCGCGCGAGCGGCTCCAGCGAGCAGAAGCCGGCGAGCGCGGCGAGGCGATCGAACAGGACGCACGCTTCGTCCTGAATTTCGAGGACTTCGGGGAGGTCGAACGCCTCATGCGAACGTCGAGTCTGACGCTGCTGGAAGCGATCGTGAACGAGCAGCCCGAGAGCATCCGGCAGACTGCCGAGGCTGTCGACCGCGACTACAAGGAAGTCCACCGGAACCTGGAAGAACTGGAAGCGCTCGGCGTTATCGAGTTCGAGGAGGACGGCGCGAGCAAGAAGCCAGTTCTCAGGGGCGGTGCACGAACCCTTGACATCTCGTTCAGCATCGGACACGACGCCGTCGGTCGGCACTCCGGTGCCTCCGCGTGA